The Candidatus Neptunochlamydia vexilliferae genome segment TTGGCCATATTAACCCGAATTTCGGGTTTATTTTGCTCGGCTCCAGAGGGAGTTTTGCTTAAATTTTCTTCTTTTGGATCGAAGGTAAGGGTCTAAATGGCCCTTTCCGAGATCAAAAAGGAGAAAAGAAAGCTAAAATCCCCTGAGGTTGAGTGAAATAAAATCGAAATTCAGGTTACTAGAATAAGGTGGTTTTATGGGGTCCCCTGATAAAAAACTAGCGGTTCTTCATCAGCTCAGCCAAGAGTTTGAGCCGATTAGTTTGAAAGAACTTCTAGGGAAACTGGGTGATGGTTATGTGGGGCGTAGCGTTCGGAGATGGCTTGCAGAGATGATAAAAGAAGGGCTTTTAGAAAAGATTGGAGATAAGCGGGGGGCAAAATATAAAGTTATTCATCGAGATAAGAGGAGTTCCTCAGCTGGAGGTGGCTGCTTTAGGGTTGAAAGTATGAAAGTAGTCGGCAAGATTAGGAGTCCAATTTATGAGCGTCACCCGATCTCTTATATCGACGAATGGTTGGAATCTTACGAGCCTAATGTCACTTATTATATCCCCGAAAGTTTTCGAGCGGAACTTTTAAAGGCAGGGACACGCAGCCAAGGAAGAGATCCTGCAGGGACTTATGCTCATCAGATTTTTAATAGGCTACTTATTGACCTTTCGTATAACTCTTCTAGATTAGAAGGGAACACCTATTCCCTTCTCGATACAAAACGGCTTGTTTTGGAAGGAGAGAGTGCTCAAGGAAAGCTTGATGAAGAAAAAGTCATGATCCTTAACCACAAAGAGGCCATTCGTTATTTAGTTGATACGGCACACCGTTTAGAAGTTTCTTATGAAACGATTTGTACACTTCATTATCTTCTTTCCGATGGGCTTTTAGGACAAGGGTATGGGGGAAAAGTAAGAGCGCATGGCGTCCGCATCACGGGTTCAACCTATGTGCCTTATGAAGACCCCAAAACTTTAGAAAGGCAACTAGAAAAAATTGCTCGAAAAGGGACTTTGATTATGGATCCTTATGAACAAAGTTTTTTTCTTCTTGTGCATATTAGTTATCTTCAGGCTTTCATAGATGTTAACAAACGGACGGCTCGCCTTAACTCGAATATCCCATTGATCAAAGGAAACCTTGTTCCTCTTTCATTTAATGATGTTGATCGAGATGATTATAGTTCTGCTGTTATTGCAATCTATGAACTTCAAGATATTCGTCCTTTATTAGACCTCTATATTTTTTCCTAT includes the following:
- a CDS encoding Fic family protein, with the protein product MGSPDKKLAVLHQLSQEFEPISLKELLGKLGDGYVGRSVRRWLAEMIKEGLLEKIGDKRGAKYKVIHRDKRSSSAGGGCFRVESMKVVGKIRSPIYERHPISYIDEWLESYEPNVTYYIPESFRAELLKAGTRSQGRDPAGTYAHQIFNRLLIDLSYNSSRLEGNTYSLLDTKRLVLEGESAQGKLDEEKVMILNHKEAIRYLVDTAHRLEVSYETICTLHYLLSDGLLGQGYGGKVRAHGVRITGSTYVPYEDPKTLERQLEKIARKGTLIMDPYEQSFFLLVHISYLQAFIDVNKRTARLNSNIPLIKGNLVPLSFNDVDRDDYSSAVIAIYELQDIRPLLDLYIFSYMRTCAIYDAAAESIGFDEIRVRYRQERRAVIREIILKGLTGIQMKEYISLEGARLIQEKDRAAFIEDVLEDLKLIDRTRIAGLGITPEQLEGWLAKDHL